The Oncorhynchus gorbuscha isolate QuinsamMale2020 ecotype Even-year linkage group LG08, OgorEven_v1.0, whole genome shotgun sequence DNA window TCATCTTACGCACATCTTTTTACACATGTATTCTACATTTCTATTTCATCTGTATGggttcatccatccattcacccaTGTAGCTACATGTTACATTGACTTATATAAAaatcaagacacacacacacacacacacacacacacacacacacacacacacacacacacacacacacacacacacacacacacacacacacacacacacacacacacacacacacacacacacacacacacacacacacacacacacacacacacacacacatgcctatgGAATGTGAATCTCTTGATTTGATCATCTCCCCACCCGGCCTTAGCAACAGGAATACAAGACATCCTATTGGCTTTAGTAGAACCAATGTTTGTGGCCTATTCGCTATATTTCTTGTCATTCAACAGCAGAAGGAAGCTGAGAGGAGAATTCCGTGGATGCGGAAAACAACAAGGGCAAAAGGGTTGGTAGAATCTCGCCCGTGTGCGCAGCGCCGAAGGATGCTGATCGAAAAAGCATTGCTATCTGTCATTACTGTGGTCACTTTAAAATTGCAATTGGCACACTTTCCTAGTGTGCATTACTTCGATTTAAAGCCTTATTCCGTTTGTTTGATTAGTAAGATGTAAACTATCTCTAGGTAAAGACAACTATCAACTTCTCCATCTGGCAGGTTGCTTTTGAATTATACTAATATTGCAACCAATGCAACAGATTTGTCAGCTGCAGTTAATTATAAACAACCTATTGACTATCGTTTTATGGGAGAGGAGCATCATATTTCTGATAATCCTTAATCATCATCAGTAAGGTAAGAATTTCGTTTAAAAACACGTTATTACTATAGGTTGTTTCAAATTGATACCATATCTGAAACAGTATATTTTATGTTTCATAATGGGAATTCAGATAAATAGATGCCAATCATGATGCATTAATGCGCAACACACCAACTCAATATTGATTTATGTTGttggtatatactgtatcttgcTCATGGTCCTCTTACCAtatatataggctactgtagtGGCTATTTGGCAAATGGTTAAATATTTCATAATAGgtttgaaaaaaaatatttaaaaaatgatcgTATGCTCAATTGTTTTACCTGAATTTGACTGCGCTCTGTGGTACATTATATGTTTATAGGTAGTACAAACATAACTAGTTATAAATTGCACATTTGCATTTCTTTACAGACTTGATACATTATTGCAATCGTAGATTCAGTGGTCCTCCAAACCAGGTATTTTGAATACTGTACATATGCATCAGAATGTATTAGGCTACTGGAGGAGGCCTAGTGTGTGGGTGGAAAACTAGAGCTCATAGCCTACCAAATGTGTGTTAAACATGACGCTTGAATAATCATCCTAATTCTGCATTGCAGATCAAATAGTAAAATGGCTGAGTAACATGGGTGAGAGAATTTAGAGGCAGTCCCCTTGCAAACTCATTTagttgacattttagtcatttagcagacgctcttatgcagagcgatttacagtagtgagtgcatacattttcgtattttttttttacagttctGGGCCACTAcgagaatcgaacccacaaccctagcgTTGCATGCTCGAGTATGCTCGATAATTCATATTCAAATCTCCATGCTCGAGAATTAATATTCAAATCTCACTTTAATTTTCGACCTTAATACGTGGGATTAAATTTCAGGGAACGTTGAGTCAAATGGTCCTTTGCATTTTAGGTCGTTTTCGCGCATAGTTTCGAGCTATAGTTCAAATCCGAGTTCGACTATTGTTATTATAGTTTGGATTTTTTAATTTGGTCCGGTTGGTTTCACATTGACAAATGTAAACGaactacaacccccccccaaaaaaaaacacgTGTGTCCCTGCAAGTAATTTCTTTATTAGACAAAAATGCTCACGTTAAAACCATTTGTGATTATCATGAAGCATCACTTGTCGCAATCTTCATATTACTTTCGCTTTGGGCTGACGAGAGGAAACAGCACTGCGACGTGAATTCAGTAGCCTATATCCTTGGTATAGCCCCGGTATCCCCTAATCTTCATCGGATGCGCTGCTACTCACCGAACGTTTCAGAGATCTCAGGTTATGATGCTGCGTGTATTTCATCAAATGCTCGCAGTCAAACAATAACCATAATATTTTCCATTGTACGGACTGCGTTCTCACCAGCAGCGAACCGCACCACAGCACGAATTGAATCGGAACCGGGACGACCCTTTTTTTGGCGAACCACGGTGTGCGGATAGAGTATTCACACGAGTGTAGTGCAAGTCTCTTCGATGTTTATCAATCATCACCTCACCCCGTGGAGGGAAGTCCACCTCCAACATACTTTCTGTTCAGTCTTATATCATCTGAGTCTTATATCATGCCTGATACGATCAGATGATATAATAACCTCAATATGATATGCAattatacattctacgtatgggagaTGCCCAGtatggcgttacaagcgccatgcctATATGTAATATGGCAATTACATAAGGGAGATGCAGTATATGCCTATATGTAATGGCTTTCGCAGTGCTATTACACATATTATCCACTATCCTGAACCCTAAACTTAATGTAATGATTTAGAGGTCATCACGTTaaataaatacacatttagatgtGTCTATTGAATGTTGTGATGGTAGCAGATGTTCATATGATTAATGACTCACTCACCATATTGACCCACCAAGGAAAGGCAATCACAAATTTCACTTGTCTCCTGGATGAAACAGGATAGTACAGGATGCATCAACCTTCACAACACTCTCCATAAAttcgctctgtctttctcactctatttctctttccttccttttTTCTCGCACCCTCTCcgtccctgcctccctctccttatccaccttcactcctccactccctctttctcatctcactccctctctcgcaCCCTCTCCCCCTCAGCCAAACATTGATCCCTGTGTGCCACTTCAATACGTTAATGAactcccctgtgtgtgtggagGCAGGGATAGAGTGAGCAATAAGCTGCACCTCATGCAGAGGTGTCATTTACCAGGATCAatggcccctcctctctctccattacctgCTTTCTGATGTCCCATCGGTATATTAAACCAAACTTCATTAACTTACCTTCGCCGAACCTGCACTCTCAAATCGTTAAGCTAAACAAAACTTGTTTTTGGCATAAGAAGCCTCTCATTTCCCAGTGCACCTCATTTTCTTAATAAACTTCGCTAGGTCAGCGTCAGCGATTAGCATACACATCTGGGTGGGGAATTGGAATATGCGTACACAGCAGTTTTATATGCTGCTGTTCAGCATTTTAATGGCAAGCATTACACAGATGGACATTTCAATTACATGTAAGAGTAAagagatagaacaatgagacttAGTCTGTTTAAAATGCACCCTCGAGTATTAATCATTTAGACACATCTCCCCTTATTGTGAATAAATAATGTGTAAAGCTAGAATATGAATCCGGGGTTGAAGGTGATTGGAGGTGGGTAGGGAGTGAGAGAAGGGTGAACTTGAGTCACATCaccctattgtgtgtgtgtgtgtgtgtgtgtgtgcgtgcgtgcgtgcgtgcgtgtgtgcgtgcgcgtgtgtgtggctTGACATTTATATAAGTCAATGGTGTGACCTTGGTGTGAATAACAGGAGCGAAATATAAATGTTGATTAAAGCCAGTGTGTCAGGTCAGCTTTTATAGGAATGGTTTCCACAAACTCATCATTAGAAAAGCCTCCCTGTTGTGTAGGCAACACTTTCCTGAGAATTGAAAATGGCTGTGGGAGTTTTCCCCAGACCTCACTGGCTGTAGCTATGAGCATGATTTAATCATATCGGTGAACGTTATTGACTGGAAACTCAATCAAATGTCTTGCATGGCCGGGATCATAATTTATAAGCATAAATAGATCATAAACCCCAGCTTTACATAAGATAATTAAACGATAGAACAACAGTTTAAATTAGGTTACGTTAGCAGAGACACAGTTACTGTACATAGGAAACAATGAAGTCTGGATCCAAGTTCCAACACATATTGTAGATATGCCACTTCCGTTCTGCTTCCTGTTGACAGTCTATGTGTCTATATTTAAACAGTGTGATATAAAATACTCCAATACCCGACTACCAAAAACCTCTTGAGCCATTATTGGACATAACCGTCTTCGGAAAGACCATCGTCTGCTGGTGTACTGAAAACCAAACCCATTGGCACATGGAATACATACAGTCAGTGAGCAGTTGGCATGAACCCAGCTGTGGCAGTGCTAACATTCTATTTATACCCTAGGGTCCAGGGGCCATTTTAGAAGAGCCTTGTCTATTCTTAGTTTGTGTCTAGGTCATTATGTGAATGGATTCTGCTTCTCCACACTAAGACAAAGTGGGTATTGTTTTTACTGTTATATATGGACTGATGTTGAACCCAGTGTGAAACTGGTACTTTTTGAATTGAAAGCTTAATGATTGAGAAACCCTAGGGTGTTTATCATGGAGCAATTGTCATGTACAAATAACTGTTTTGTAGTTTTCTGTGTGGTGAATTGTTGTGGTGAGAGCCAGGGGGAACTCCTTTTTAGGTTGTTATACTATGTTTGTGGTGTATATACGGTATGTTATAATCAGAGACTTTGTCGACACTCAGATTATGTTAcctacagtggaggctgctgaggtgaggacggctcataataatggcttgaatggagcaaatggaatggcatcaaacacatggaaaccatgtttgatgtatttgataccgttccacttattccattccagccattaccacaagcccattcTCCCCAATTGAGATGacaccagcctcctgtgattaCCTCATGTTCTTACCACAGTACTTACTACCTATCCATTTGAAAATGTCATTTTTTCAATGAAAAAGATAGCTCGTTGGGATTTCTCATGGATTTGTCTCTGCAGGCAGGCACCATGCTGACCAGCATTACAGATGGGATCCTGTGCTGTCTGACTGGGAAGGCTGCCAGCCTGGTGATGCCCGTCGACTCTTCTGAGCCAGCGGACACCTTTGAGTTTGTAGAAGTGAAGCCTGGGAGAGTCCTCAGGGTTCGCCACATCATGCCCGAGCGCCGGGCACCAGTAGTGACGGAGGAGGACCAAGTAAAGGAGCCAGAGCAGGAGAAGGGCAGTGGAAACAGCAACAACAGTAGCAGTGTGCACTGCAAGCGCAAGATCACTGTCTACCGCAATGGCCAGCTAGTCATTGAGAACCTTGGTGACGTGCTGCACTCTGAGATTGTCCAGTGCCAGAATGGAGACCTGGAGCCCTGCAGCACCGTGGAGGTGGAACTGGCCGACTATAAGGAAGTGCCCACATCTCCTGAACCAAAACCCGCGCCTCCCCTGTCCATGGTCGGGGAGCAGAAACCCGCACCCCCGCCTCGCCGGCGCCGCCGAAAGCCCAAGCGCATGGTGATGATTGACTCGGAGAGGGAGATATCCAGCTGCAAGGGGACGCACTCGGACGTGGCGCTCTTTTTTGTGCACGGGGTCGGCGGCTCGCTGGACATCTGGGGCAGCCAGCTGGACTTCTTCTCGCGGCTAGGGTATGAGATCATCGCACCTGACCTGGCGGGCCACGGGGCCAGCAGGGCCCCCCACATTGCGGCGGCCTACACCTTTTACGCCTTGGCCGAAGACATGCGTGCCATCTTCAAGAAATACGCCCGTAAACGCAACATCCTCATTGGGCACTCCTATGGGTCAGTATGCTTGCTTCTCTGTTAAAAATGAACGGTCAATTGATTACCAAGTATAATCTTATGTCTTAGGTCAATTAACAGATGGAATATCATGATGGTTAATGAATAACAGTATTTGAACATGCCTTGAAACACATAATAAACTGGTGCTGACAATGACTGATGAAGAAGAACCAATCAAAGAGCAGCATTATGAAGATGTCACGATGAAGGGACCAATCAAAGAACAGGGTTATGACGATGTCACAATGAAGGGACCAATCAGAGGGCAGGGTTATGACGATGTGATGATGAAGGGACCAATTAGACAGCAGGTTCCCAATACATTGTTTTTACACGTTTGATTATATCCCTTTCAGGGTATCGTTCTGTACCTTCCTGGCCCATGAGTATCCAGACCAGGTTCACAAGGTAGTGATGATCAATGGAGGGGGGCCCACAGCTCTGGAGCCCAGCCTCTGTTCCATCTTCCAGCTGCCTTCTTGTGTGCTGcactgcctgtctccctgcctggccTGGAGCTTTCTCAAGTAAGGAAATCATCTCTTCTATTTGTAGACAAAACCATATTGAAGTGCAGACAAATCAACAACACATTTCCAGACAAAACAACATTTGTAGACAAAATGACAACACATCGCTTTACAAATAGAACAACAACCTATTGCTGTAGACAAAACAAAACCAAGATACTATTCGTACAGAATGTATACTGTAGTGTACAGTGTCAATGCTTAGCTTCTACTGCATACAAAGAGTAAGAGGAATTTACTGTAACACATCATTTCGAATGTCAAGTAATACTGATGGCTATGAGTCTTTCCAACATGTTCAGGGCTGGGTTTGCCCATCAGGGAGCCAAAGAGAAGCAGCTGCTGAAGCAGGGCAATGCCTTCAACGTGAATCCATTCGTGCTGCGTGCCATGATGAGCGGGCAGTACTGGCCCGAGGGGGATGAGGTGTACCACGCTGAGCTAACCGTGCCCATCCTGTTGGTGCACGGCATGTACGACAAGTTTGTGCCCATTGATGAGGACCAACGCATGGCCGAGGTAAGGAGACATACATTTATGAATACCAATCCATGTCAATTGAGTAAGGAAGCTCTACTACCCATATATAAAATATACATTATATCAAATCAATTTGAAGTTGTTATGAAAGAGGAATTCAATTAAATTTTGATATGAATTATGAACAGTCACTATATCAAGCCCATCATATTCAATGACTAATATCGTATTGTAAAAAAAATTATATCTTGACTGTAGCTATTATCCTTTTAATTTCAGATCCTTCTGTTTGCTTTTCTGAAAGTCATCGAGGAGGGCAGTCACATGGTGATGATGGAGTGCCCTGACACAGTCAACACCCTCCTGCACGAGTTTTTCCTATGGGAGCCTGACATGTCCAAAAAGAACACCGCCAAGACTGATCCTGACAAGACTGTCATAGTCAATGGTGTTGTCGCCCAGACACCAAAACCAAACAAGCCCATGGACAAATAACCAATAATGAGTCTCATTTTACATGAGCAAACCCAATCCGAGGGCCTGTCTTTGGCAGGTGGCACGTGGTCTTAAGGCTGCTCGCAGGCTGAGAGCTGTTATTAACTGGGCCAGAGTTTGTTGTGGAAGTGGAGGGGAGGCACCTGGTGCTCCAAGCTAGAGTTGGCATCTGAATAGGACTGTGGCAAGAAAAATGAAGAAAAGGATGGAAAGAAGATGAATCTGACAGAGATGCGTGTTCCTCTTTCCCCTTTGACAGCTGTCTGTGCTTCATCATGTGGTGTATGTAATCAGACAGACCTCGGGTCCAGAGGATGTTATTAAAACACAATATCCATTTGTAATTCTCTCGAGTACCAaacttggttggtgagtggaccatTGTGAACCAAAGCGAGGAAGGCATGACCATTAAATGGTGTGTGGATCGCCTTGCTACCTATCATCCATTATCTTGTGAGTAATATTTCACTGCTGATTGGTGTCCTGACGAAATGATGATCTTATAAAACTGGGTCCATATTATGGATTCACTTCAAAGCGGAAAATAATTCACTTGGAAAACTGTGAAACTATCCAGACAatacggcaggtagcctcgtggttagagggttgggccagtaaccgaaaggttgctagatcaaatccccgagctgacaaggtaaaaatctgtcgttctacccctgaacaagggagatagcccactgttccctggtaggccgtcattgaaaataagaatgtgttcttaattgacttgcctagttaaataaaggttaaataaatgtttttaaaaaaatgacaattaaaaaATACAAGTCAATGAGTGACTGGTGTATTATGGGAGTAAGATTTGCCATGCCACATTGCGATCCAGTTTGCATGAGGTCATCATCATGGTAATCATCCCCTACTAAGCAGGTTATAGTGTTGACTGGATGGAAGTGGTGGATGGATTGGTAATTGTTATGGCAACAAGTTACTACAAGACATACACCACACACCTAAACAAATGGGCCATACAAAGTTCCACAACCTCATAAAATATAATCAAGCCAAAGTAACGCTGTTAAAACATGTCCTTAAGCAAACTAAATATCTGTCAGTTGCAGTCAGTATCTGTCTGTGCATTCATTCACACCTGCAGTCTAGGATACAGGTTCGCTTTTGAAACATAGTGATTCATCTATACCCAAAATGGAGCATTTTGCCTCAAGAACATTTTGCGGTGTTATCTGATATTATGCATTTAGAAACCTATGCTTACTCTGTGTCTACGTTATGAATTATCTAACCTAACTGGACTATTTGAAGTCGCTGCATGAATAGGCTTTTAAGATATTAGAGAATGTTCTTGTCAATATACAGTTGAGAAATCCCAAAACCTCCCCTGTCCTCTGAGAGTATAATCTAAGCGGCATTATGGACAGAGGAGATGTTGGACCAAAGCTTTGGTGATAGGCAATCCAAATAATGTAAGAGTAGTCCATAACAATTATTTTTAAATACTGATGCTAGTTATTCAACTAACAATAGGGCAACTCATTTTGCCTCGGAATTTGATATAACACCATTATGAATGATGTTGTTCTTCTGTCTACCAGATAGTATAGCAAAGCATTGTCCTCCACTACCCTCCAGTCAATCTGTTTGTGCTTGCAATGTCAAAGGTCGTCCATGATAATAAGCTAAAGGACATAAGTTTTCAGGTGCTCATTTGTGAACGTTTTCTTGTCTCATAATGAGAGTGTGTGATTTGATCTGTGATTAGGAAGTAGGAAGCACAGTAACACATGTATCTGATTCAATCTCTCCGACTGTTAACATGCTTTACTCACATATGCATTATCCTGAGAAAGGATCAGAGATGATTATGCAATTTCTAAGGAGATGAGTTATGAACTGTACAGAAAGATAATGCATAAGTAACGGAAACAAGTAGGTTGAGGAACAAATGAGTTTGAATTGGCTGTTGAAAAGAAGATGTATTCATGTAGACTGTCAAAAATACCATGAAGTGCTGCTGATCCAGTCTGCTTAGGCACTGTATTGATTGTTCCGACAGCTACATGGATTGAAGGGCGTACATTTGCTTCCTCCACTTAATGTCTAAAAAAACAGTCTCTCCTATCCAGTGTGCTATCATTTGTGGTTAAAAATGTGTAAATGTTATTAATGCATTTATTCCTAGACATCAGAACTCATGCACTGCCTGAATGTAGGTGCATATACAGTTCAGATATATGGACATGTTCAGTTGAGTGTATGAATGTGCCTTTCCTGGcatgaaataaaacaaatgtttacATTATATGGTTGTTTTTGTTCTTCTGTGAATTAATGACTGAATGAATGAAAATTCATGAATGAAAATGATTGAATGTAAATGAATGTGTGAATTAATGAattaggaccccccccccccacacacacacacaccccttttaGGCTATCTTATAACATAATTTCTTAGACTATGGACGGGCTCAGTGTTCATTATTTTGCCCCATCATATTGCCTAAAGGAGATGTCCTTGTCCATCATAAGAAACAAGCCTTTTCACCTCCTCACAGAAAGATGccaacaaatcaaatcatatcaagtcaaattgtatttgtcacatgcgcccaaaacaacaggtgtagaccttaccgtgaaatgcttacttacaagcctttaacttaaccaacaatgcagttttaagaaaatagaattaagacaatatttactaaataaacgtAAGCAAAAAAAGTAACGATAAAAtaacagaggctatatacagggggtaacagtgccgagtcaatgtgcggaggtacaggttagtcaaggtaattgaggtcatttgtatatgtacactaccggtcaaaagttttagaaaacctactcattcaagggtttttctttattttttattattttctacattgcagtataatagtgaagacatcaaaactatgaaataacacatatggaatcatgtagtaaccaaaaaagtgttaaacaaatcaaaatacatttgaaatttgagatttttcaaatagccaccctttaccttgatgacagtttggcattttctcaatcagtttcacctggaatgcttttccaacagtgttgaaggagttcccacattctgagcacttgttgtctgcttttccttcactctgcgatcaatccaaaccatctcaatttggttgaggtcaggggaatgtgaaggccaggtcatctgatgaaacactccatcattctccttcttggtaaaatagccattacacagtctggaggtgtgttgggtcattgtccatgttgaaaaacaaattatagtcccactaaacccaaaccagatgggatgtcatatcgctgcagaattctgtggtagccatgctggttaagtgtgccttgaattctaaataaatcacagacagtgtcaccagcaaagcacctccataCCATAACAagtcctcctccatgctttacgttGGGAAagacacatgcggagatcatccgttcatccacatcgcgtctcacaaagacacagatgttggaaccaaaaaatctccaatttggactccgaACCAAAGgccaaatttccaccggtctaatttccattgctcgtgtttgttggcacaagcaagtctcttcttcttattggtctactttagtagtggtttctttgcagcaatttgatcatgaaggcctgattcacacagttccctctgaacagttgatgttgagatgtgtctgttacttgaactctgtgaatcatttatttgggttgccttttctgaggctagtaactaatgaacttatcctctgcagcagaggtaactctgggtcttccattcctgtggcagtcctcatgagagccagattcatcatagcacttgatggtttttgcggtTGCACTTGGAGAAtatttcaaagttcttgacattttccggattgactgacctacatttcttaaagtaatgatgaactgtcatttctctttgcttatttgagctgttattgccataatatggacttggtattttaccaattagggctatcttctgtatagcctcactaccttgtcacaacacaactgattagctcaaacgcattaagaaggaaggaaattccacaaattaacttttaaggcacacctgttaattgaaatgcattcctcatgaagctggttgagagaatgccaagagtgtgcaaagctgtcatcaaggcaaatggtggctatttgaagaatctcaaatataaaatatattttgatttgtttaacacttttttggttactagatgattccatatgtgttacattcatagttttgttgtcttcactattattcctcaatgtagaaaatagtaaaaataaaaataaacttgaatgagtaggtaggggtaaagtgactatgcatagataataaacaacgagtagcagcagagtaaaatAATGCAAATCTAAAATAATAATGTAAATAATGTAAATAATCTGGTgcccatttgattaattgttcagcagtcttatggctttggggtagaagctgttaaggagccttttggacctagacttggcactccagtaccgcttgccgtgtggtagcagagagtacagtctatgacttgggtgactgcagtctgacaattttttggacatttctctgacaccgcctaatatagaagtcctggatggcaggaagcttggccccagtgatttactgggccatacgcaccaccctctgtagcgacttatggtcggatgccgagcagttgccataccaggcggtgatgcacctggtcaggatgctctcggtggtgcagctgtcAAACTTTTTGAgcatctggggacccatgcatgccaaatcttttcagtctcctgagggggaatatatgttgtcgtgccctcttcacgactgtcttggtgtgtttggaacatagtttgttggtgatgtggacaccaaggaacttgaagctcttgactcactccactacagccctgtcgatgtaaatgggggtgtgttcggccctccttttcctgtagtcctcgTTCAGCTCCTTTGTtctgctcacgttgagggagagtttgttttcctggcaccacactgccaggtctcatcGTTGTCAATGATCATGCATCAACCAATGATAATCTAGTTTTAACCCAGTCtcttttacagtgccttcaggaagtattcacaccccttgaccttttccacattttgttgtgttacaccagcatttcaaatgtataatatgttgattttttttgtcactgtCCTACagtcaataccccataatgtcaaagtggaattatgtttttagagatgtttacaaatgaattaataatgaaaatctgaaatgtcttgagtcattaagtattcatcctctttgttatggcaaacctaaataaatgcaggagtaaaaatgtgcttaacaagtcacataataagttgcatcaacttactctgtgtgcaataatagtgtttaacataattTTTGAAAGAGTACCTCTCATCTCTttacctcacacatacaattatctgtaaggtcactCAGTTGAGcactgaatttcaaacacagattcaaccactaaCACCAGGGAGATTTtctaatgcctcgcaaagaaggccaCCTTCTGTATTGGTAGATTGgtacaaataa harbors:
- the LOC124042028 gene encoding protein ABHD8-like; amino-acid sequence: MLTSITDGILCCLTGKAASLVMPVDSSEPADTFEFVEVKPGRVLRVRHIMPERRAPVVTEEDQVKEPEQEKGSGNSNNSSSVHCKRKITVYRNGQLVIENLGDVLHSEIVQCQNGDLEPCSTVEVELADYKEVPTSPEPKPAPPLSMVGEQKPAPPPRRRRRKPKRMVMIDSEREISSCKGTHSDVALFFVHGVGGSLDIWGSQLDFFSRLGYEIIAPDLAGHGASRAPHIAAAYTFYALAEDMRAIFKKYARKRNILIGHSYGVSFCTFLAHEYPDQVHKVVMINGGGPTALEPSLCSIFQLPSCVLHCLSPCLAWSFLKAGFAHQGAKEKQLLKQGNAFNVNPFVLRAMMSGQYWPEGDEVYHAELTVPILLVHGMYDKFVPIDEDQRMAEILLFAFLKVIEEGSHMVMMECPDTVNTLLHEFFLWEPDMSKKNTAKTDPDKTVIVNGVVAQTPKPNKPMDK